The Cydia splendana chromosome 2, ilCydSple1.2, whole genome shotgun sequence nucleotide sequence aagtaaattggttggcgcctacgagaacaaaagcagataataggattgtaataggacaatgccattgttagtacaggtaagtgaacaagatCAGTTCAAAAAAATTTACCTATACGAGCTTTTTATAGTACGTAACTGCGAAAAAGCGctgacctatccaacgatagtCGCGTGCATTGTAATTAAAACATGCCTAACTTAAAATCTTGTTAATCTCAGTGTTCGTTGTGTAAGTGAGTAATACTTTCCATGTACATAGTTATGTTACCATTGTTAGCTGCCGGCTTGTCTTTTCCCTATAGGTACTGAAATAATGTCACAGGTAGGTAAGGTGAACCTATATATCTTACTGtaaaaaatagtagattgtacaacaagggcataaagtagggatgtaccgactggtcgggaaagccgactatccggccacatttgtagtcggcgattagtcggcgactagtcggcaaaaatggccgattagtcggcactttattagtgaaagaaaaacagaaataaaaaccgggcaagtgcgagtcggactcgcacacgaagggttccgtaccataatgcaaaaaacggcaaaaaaaaacggtcacccatccaagtactgaccccgcccgacgttgcttagcttcggtcaaaaatcacgtttgttgtatgggagccccacttaaatctttattttattctgtttttagtatttgttgttatagcggcaacagaaatacatcatctgtgaaaatttcaactgtctagctatcacggttcgtgagatacagcctggtgacagacggacggacggacggacggcggagtcttagtaatagggtcccgttttaccctttgggtacggaaccctaaaaaataaaccaacagtcaatatttaccgtatgttttatgtctattttactaaaatacatatTCAGTCTGcaaacgaaaacttttgtttatataattgaccgtttgatcgttatcgtatgttggtcagaaattgaacgaggaatcttgtgataggtctttgaacctgtagagaacaccttttagtcAAGTATGACGAATAGCGCAATCAAAGGAGCAAAACGATTGTTTTTCAccagaacttatacgaaactaatgatctggccgactagcagactagtcggccgactaatcggccactcgagcgccgattagtcggctagtcggccaaatcaatagtcggtacatcactagcaTAAAGTAACCCAATTTTatccgaggcaattttttggtctgagcgaagcgaagaccaaaatagtagacgagggtaaaaatggacatttatgcccttgttgtacactctgcttttcacttcgattgcgaggaaaataaattatatttttcacggcaattcacaccacgaaattgtcgtaaagcgaaagaacataatacataaccaattcccgccaactaactttttaattttttttttttaattttcaacatgtgatcagagtttcagttTCATGTGatcgcttggttttctgccaagtcaaacatttcggagcatttttgaacgataatcgactcctattttatgtgatttactaaatttaatgacagaaaatacggatttctaataaattgtagcaaaaataaaataatataacaagttttgtcatctacacaattttattgctcagtaaaattgtgcaatatgttttaactgtttggctgttgagaccgattaccttagtcttagaagaaaattttacttttatgctctagagcataaaatgcgattttatgtcgtctacgcacgacataaaggtgcactttttgagcatgagaagtaaaaatagtagattgtacaacaagggcataaagtgacccatttttacccgaggcaattttaacgtatttattcaagactaaagaaaattgttcttgggccggtcggaggcgcggggcacgccgatcgggagagcaggctggcagggctggcagtttgtatggcagaatttggactttattgctaagtcaatatggatcgtaatagatgattttactttatgctctagagcataaaatgcgattttatgtcgtctacgcacgacataaaggtgcactttttgagcatgagaagtgaaaaaacatTTAAGTATCTAAATTTTTACAcgcttaatataattaaaacttCTCATGCTTAAATAAACAATGTAATCGCTAAATAATACTAAATACAggttggcccaaaaatacgttgacaacatatttttaggaatatttttcttacctataggtattttacaaaatgtaattaaaacttataactacaattatttaactaaaataaaacgtaatatcttcaaaatattctAGCTTTGACACACTATCGCAAACATTTGTTAAAATTATGCACAATATGCCGCAGtttaaaaatctttgttgaCATATTTTTTGCCACCCTGTATGTAATAAAATTTTGTCATCTAATAGTCGTAgaagtatataaataaaacttagcgagtacctacctatgcaaTGCAATGTCAAAACAATATGTATATTGGTATAATCGAGCTTATTTCAAATGAAGTCGTATGCACTTGGACGCCAAATTGGGACGCAACTGGCGTACAATTCAATGTGACGTAGAAAATCGATAACAAATAGACTTTTAAAATGCCTTTACTTAGCTAGAATTTCGAAACAAGCGCCTCCCGATAGTCATCGTATAAATAGTACTCTTAAATCACACACGTTGTATTACCTAACCACTTAAACGATATTCATTGTGGGCGCCGCACGTGAGAAACCTCCCATTGAAATTGATAGAATCGCGTACGGCCTAACAGTATTGCGGTAAGCATCGTGGCGTTAAGCCGCGCGAAATGTGGAAGGTCATAATAGCCGCGTGCACGAGCCTGGTGGTCACCGCTCCGGTCGACGATCGGGTCGACTTCTCACCCATTAATCAATTCGCTCTGAGACTGCTAGATAACGCATATGCTTTCCAAGAGAACTTTGGGCGGCAAAATTTTGCTGTTTCTCCATTATCAGTATGGAGCGTCTTCTCGCTACTCGCCGAAGGATCGGCAGGGGACACCTTCCAGGAACTAATGAAGGAACTACAGCTACCTCAGGATTTGAGGGCAACTCAAGAGTTACATCTTGCGGCGGAAAGCATTTTAAGAAGCAACGACCCTGATCTCGTGATTCATAAACAAGCAGCCTTGTTCCCCGAATGTTCATTAGAGATACACCAAGAGTTTTGTCAAGCAGCTAACATGTACAGAACAGGTGTATATTCTGTTGATATTACCAACACTACCAGACTGGCTCATGATATAAATTACTATATTTGTGTTGCTACAGAGGGACAAATAAGAAACGCAGTGAAAGAAGAATTTCTTAGAGATTTAAGGCTGCTGATAGTAGACGCTTTGTACTTTAAAGCAAATTGGACACATCCTTTCGATCCAACCGCAACAAGAGAAGAAGATTTTTACAATGGCCAAGGGAAAACAATTGGACGAGTAAACATGATGTTTCACAAAGCATCTCACAATGTAGGAGACTCAAACTCAATAGGAGCACAGATCCTTGAAATGACATATGGGAAACATGAAGAATTCTCAATGTTGATCCTCTTACCTTTCGAAGGAATGCCACTGAAAACACTACTAAGCAATTTAGTTACGTCACCATTAGACTGGATAACAGACTTTAAAAGAGACGATAAACGGCCGGAAATCGATGTGTTTATTCCCCGTTTCAAAGTGTCTTCTCAAATTGATTTAATTCCTGCTTTAAAATATACCGGGATTCATACAATTTTCGACAGCGAGAAGGCGCAGTTGCCTGGTATTTCTGACAGTCCTTTATTTGTGTCTAAAACAATTCAAAATGTAGAAATAGATGTGAGAGAAGAAGGTACAGTTGCCGCCGCAGCTACAGTGGTTGGGTTAGAGAATCGGTTTCTTTCCCAGCGGTTTGAGGCTAACAAAGAGTTTATTTTCATGATCACACATAGGAAATCAAATGTTATCTTGTTTGCCGGTGTGTATAATGACCCTGCTGTTGTGTGAAttaaagtattttaatttaattgtgttTTAATGGTTGAGAACAACGGTGATAAAAGTGGGGAATTCCACAATTGTACGACTTAGTCGGAAGGGTGACACATatcataatttaataatttgacattaatATGACTTAGGCCTCATTAGCGCGAAACGCTTTTTAACGCGCAttgtaaaagcgctcgt carries:
- the LOC134804654 gene encoding serine protease inhibitor-like, with amino-acid sequence MWKVIIAACTSLVVTAPVDDRVDFSPINQFALRLLDNAYAFQENFGRQNFAVSPLSVWSVFSLLAEGSAGDTFQELMKELQLPQDLRATQELHLAAESILRSNDPDLVIHKQAALFPECSLEIHQEFCQAANMYRTGVYSVDITNTTRLAHDINYYICVATEGQIRNAVKEEFLRDLRLLIVDALYFKANWTHPFDPTATREEDFYNGQGKTIGRVNMMFHKASHNVGDSNSIGAQILEMTYGKHEEFSMLILLPFEGMPLKTLLSNLVTSPLDWITDFKRDDKRPEIDVFIPRFKVSSQIDLIPALKYTGIHTIFDSEKAQLPGISDSPLFVSKTIQNVEIDVREEGTVAAAATVVGLENRFLSQRFEANKEFIFMITHRKSNVILFAGVYNDPAVV